A single region of the Paraburkholderia megapolitana genome encodes:
- a CDS encoding DNA polymerase III subunit chi — protein sequence MTRIDFHTNVGDALLYACRLVRKAYQAGQPTVVLAEPPRLHAFDEQLWTFSPLDFVPHCMAGAAVVAQTPIVLTSNLDDAPHHQVLLNLGAEVPAQFARFERLLEIVGNAPDELAAGRERYRFYRDRGYALNNHKQGG from the coding sequence ATGACGCGGATCGACTTTCATACGAACGTAGGCGACGCGCTGCTGTATGCGTGCCGCCTTGTACGCAAGGCGTATCAGGCCGGCCAGCCGACCGTCGTGCTGGCCGAACCGCCGCGTCTGCACGCATTCGACGAGCAGTTGTGGACGTTTTCGCCGCTCGATTTCGTGCCGCACTGCATGGCCGGCGCGGCCGTGGTTGCGCAGACACCGATCGTGCTGACCTCGAACCTCGACGATGCACCGCATCATCAGGTGCTGCTGAATCTGGGGGCGGAGGTGCCGGCGCAGTTTGCGCGCTTCGAGCGCTTGCTGGAGATCGTCGGCAATGCGCCCGACGAACTCGCGGCGGGCCGCGAGCGCTACCGCTTCTACCGCGACCGCGGCTATGCTCTGAACAATCACAAGCAGGGCGGTTGA
- a CDS encoding DUF2486 family protein, translating into MSDLDDHSIPLLTDILVPGNPAHARAPQWAPAGHAPFEADGGFAAESAIGPLSGGATPTAAPDAPVASFVPPPSMAPALVAADLRDSHDPHGYDPEALAERLRGRFASYLTGEGRSVIETRCRDALQDHSTWLVNQITREVALALETELTGWVRDAVRDEMARRGADHR; encoded by the coding sequence GTGTCCGATCTTGACGACCATTCGATCCCGCTTCTGACCGACATTCTGGTGCCGGGCAACCCCGCACATGCACGGGCGCCGCAATGGGCGCCGGCCGGACATGCGCCATTCGAGGCCGACGGCGGGTTTGCCGCCGAATCGGCGATCGGCCCGCTCAGCGGCGGTGCTACGCCCACTGCGGCGCCGGACGCACCGGTGGCGAGCTTCGTGCCGCCGCCGTCGATGGCGCCCGCGCTGGTCGCCGCCGATCTGCGCGATTCTCACGATCCCCACGGTTACGACCCCGAGGCGCTGGCCGAGCGGCTGCGTGGCCGGTTCGCGAGCTATCTGACTGGCGAAGGGCGCAGCGTGATCGAGACGCGTTGCCGGGATGCGCTGCAGGACCACTCCACCTGGCTCGTGAACCAGATCACCCGCGAAGTGGCGCTTGCGCTCGAAACGGAGCTGACCGGCTGGGTACGCGACGCGGTCAGGGATGAGATGGCGCGACGCGGCGCGGACCACCGCTGA
- a CDS encoding c-type cytochrome yields the protein MRSTMYVALALAAALATATAGAAHAEPASGLALAQQQNCMSCHSVKRPFMGPALHDVAAKYVDRSDAASYLAHKILEGSTGVWGPVPMPANTQLTPDQAASLAGWILTLK from the coding sequence ATGAGATCAACGATGTATGTGGCACTCGCTCTGGCGGCTGCCCTCGCAACCGCGACCGCAGGTGCCGCGCATGCGGAACCGGCCAGCGGTCTCGCGCTTGCCCAGCAGCAGAACTGCATGAGCTGTCATTCAGTGAAACGTCCGTTCATGGGGCCGGCGCTGCATGACGTGGCAGCGAAATATGTGGATCGCAGCGATGCGGCAAGCTATCTCGCGCACAAGATCCTTGAAGGCAGCACGGGCGTCTGGGGTCCGGTGCCGATGCCAGCCAATACGCAACTCACGCCCGATCAGGCGGCGAGCCTTGCCGGCTGGATCCTGACGCTGAAATAA
- the ilvD gene encoding dihydroxy-acid dehydratase, translating into MPYNRRSKNITQGVARSPNRSMYYALGYQKEDFDKPMIGIANGHSTITPCNSGLQRLADAAVGAIRDADANPQIFGTPTISDGMSMGTEGMKYSLVSREVISDCIETCVQGQWMDGVVVIGGCDKNMPGGMMALARLNVPGIYVYGGTIRPGNWKGKDLTIVSSFEAVGEFTAGRMSDEDFEGIEKNACPSSGSCGGMYTANTMSSSFEALGMSLLYSSTMANPDEEKVHSAAESARVLVEAVKNDLKPRDIITKKSIENAVALIMATGGSTNAVLHYLAIAHTAEIEWTIDDFERIRRRVPVLCNLKPSGQYVATDLHKAGGIPQVLKLLLDAGLLHGDCMTITGQTMAEALKDVPSVPRADQQVIFPIDKALYKEGHLAILKGNLATDGAVAKITGLKNPVITGPARVFEDEQSALAAILADQIKAGDVVVLRYLGPKGGPGMPEMLAPTSAIIGKGLGETVGLITDGRFSGGTWGMVVGHVAPEAFVGGTIALVEEGDSITIDAHQLLLQLNIDDAELARRRAAWQQPKPRYTRGVMAKYAALALPAHKGAVTG; encoded by the coding sequence ATGCCGTACAACCGTCGTTCGAAGAACATCACGCAAGGCGTCGCGCGGTCGCCGAACCGCTCGATGTATTACGCGCTCGGCTATCAGAAGGAAGACTTCGACAAGCCGATGATCGGTATCGCCAACGGCCATTCGACCATCACACCGTGCAACTCGGGGCTACAGCGTCTCGCCGACGCGGCGGTCGGCGCGATCCGCGACGCCGACGCGAATCCGCAGATCTTCGGCACACCGACGATCTCCGACGGAATGTCGATGGGCACCGAAGGCATGAAGTACTCGCTCGTCTCACGCGAAGTGATCTCGGACTGCATCGAGACCTGCGTGCAGGGCCAGTGGATGGATGGCGTGGTCGTGATCGGCGGCTGCGACAAGAACATGCCCGGCGGCATGATGGCGCTGGCCCGCCTGAACGTGCCCGGCATCTATGTGTACGGCGGCACGATCCGTCCGGGCAACTGGAAGGGCAAGGATCTGACCATCGTGTCGTCGTTCGAGGCGGTCGGCGAGTTCACGGCCGGGCGCATGAGCGACGAGGATTTCGAAGGCATCGAGAAAAACGCGTGCCCGTCGTCGGGTTCGTGCGGCGGCATGTACACGGCCAACACGATGAGTTCGTCGTTCGAGGCGCTCGGCATGTCGCTGCTGTATTCGTCGACGATGGCCAATCCCGACGAGGAAAAAGTGCATTCCGCAGCGGAATCGGCGCGCGTGCTCGTCGAAGCGGTGAAGAACGACCTGAAGCCGCGCGACATCATCACGAAGAAATCGATCGAAAACGCGGTCGCGCTGATCATGGCAACGGGCGGTTCGACGAACGCCGTGCTGCACTATCTCGCGATCGCGCACACCGCCGAAATCGAATGGACCATCGACGACTTCGAACGCATCCGTCGTCGCGTACCGGTGCTCTGCAACCTGAAGCCGTCGGGCCAGTACGTCGCGACCGATCTGCACAAGGCCGGCGGCATTCCGCAGGTGCTGAAGCTGCTGCTCGACGCGGGCCTGCTGCACGGCGACTGCATGACCATCACGGGCCAGACGATGGCCGAAGCGCTGAAGGACGTACCGTCGGTGCCGCGCGCGGACCAGCAGGTGATCTTCCCGATCGACAAGGCGCTCTACAAGGAAGGCCACCTCGCCATCCTGAAGGGCAATCTGGCCACCGACGGCGCCGTGGCGAAGATCACGGGCCTGAAGAACCCGGTCATCACGGGTCCGGCACGCGTGTTCGAGGACGAACAGAGCGCGCTCGCCGCGATCCTCGCGGACCAGATCAAGGCCGGCGATGTCGTCGTGCTGCGCTACCTCGGCCCGAAAGGCGGCCCCGGCATGCCGGAAATGCTCGCGCCGACCTCGGCGATCATCGGCAAGGGGCTCGGCGAAACGGTCGGTCTGATCACCGATGGGCGCTTCTCAGGTGGCACATGGGGCATGGTGGTCGGCCACGTCGCGCCGGAAGCGTTTGTCGGCGGCACGATCGCGCTCGTCGAGGAAGGCGATTCGATCACGATCGATGCGCATCAGTTGCTGCTGCAACTGAACATCGACGACGCCGAACTCGCACGCCGCCGCGCCGCATGGCAGCAACCGAAGCCGCGCTACACGCGCGGCGTGATGGCGAAGTACGCGGCGCTCGCGCTGCCGGCTCACAAGGGCGCCGTGACCGGTTAA
- a CDS encoding LysR family transcriptional regulator, whose protein sequence is MLFATPVVTPAVTPDLRQLRYFIAVAEEKHFGRAAARLSMTQPPLSQAIRALEETLGVELFARTKRSVELTPVGADLLPEVRRLLAAAESLRPFAQSLARGEAGVLSLAFVSTADYGLLPPLLRDFGARHPRVRLQLTEATSDVQIEELVAGRIDAGLVIAPLPPRHAAQLSWLPIVREPLVIAMSSVLAARLDETAGRLSAPDASADAVDTGWHRQPVSLTEVADEPLVVFPRRLAPGFYDIIMDCYGVAGLAPRIGQEAIQMQTIVSLVSAGMGVAMVPQSLRNLRRTGVVYRPLRESVPAIETGLVWRTAEVSPVLAGFIEIVRAHAAAVAHPVA, encoded by the coding sequence ATGTTATTTGCCACCCCCGTTGTCACCCCCGCTGTTACTCCTGACCTGCGGCAGTTGCGCTATTTCATCGCCGTCGCCGAGGAGAAACACTTCGGCCGGGCCGCCGCGCGTCTGTCGATGACGCAGCCGCCGCTGTCGCAGGCGATCCGCGCACTCGAAGAAACGCTCGGCGTCGAGCTGTTCGCCCGCACCAAGCGCTCCGTCGAGCTTACGCCGGTGGGCGCCGATCTGCTGCCCGAAGTGCGCCGGCTACTGGCCGCCGCCGAGAGCCTGCGGCCGTTCGCACAGAGTCTCGCGCGAGGCGAGGCGGGGGTGCTGTCGCTCGCGTTCGTCTCGACCGCCGATTATGGTCTGCTACCGCCGTTGCTGCGCGATTTCGGCGCGCGCCATCCGCGCGTGCGGCTGCAGCTGACCGAAGCGACCAGTGACGTGCAGATCGAGGAACTCGTCGCCGGCCGCATCGATGCGGGGCTCGTCATCGCGCCGCTGCCGCCGCGCCACGCCGCACAACTGTCGTGGCTGCCGATCGTACGCGAGCCGCTGGTCATTGCGATGTCATCGGTGCTGGCGGCGCGTCTCGACGAAACCGCCGGCCGCCTGTCCGCGCCCGATGCGAGTGCCGATGCCGTCGATACAGGATGGCATCGGCAGCCGGTCAGCCTCACCGAAGTCGCCGATGAGCCGCTCGTCGTCTTCCCGCGTCGTTTGGCGCCAGGCTTTTATGACATCATTATGGATTGCTACGGCGTGGCCGGCCTCGCGCCGCGTATCGGCCAGGAGGCGATCCAGATGCAGACGATCGTGAGCCTTGTTTCGGCGGGCATGGGCGTCGCAATGGTGCCGCAGTCGCTGCGTAACCTGCGGCGCACCGGCGTTGTGTACCGGCCGCTGCGCGAATCGGTGCCGGCGATCGAAACAGGACTGGTATGGCGTACGGCTGAAGTCAGCCCAGTGCTTGCCGGTTTCATCGAGATCGTGCGGGCCCATGCGGCGGCGGTAGCTCATCCGGTCGCGTAA
- the lgt gene encoding prolipoprotein diacylglyceryl transferase, which yields MLIHPNFDPVAIHLGPLAVRWYGLMYLVAFIAAIVVGRLRLRLPYVAAQGWTAKDIDDMLFYGVLGTILGGRLGYVLFYKASWYFAHPLDIFKVWEGGMSFHGGFLGVLFAMMLFAYQRKRTWMQVTDFVAPMVPTGLAAGRLGNFINGELWGRVTDPSAPWAMLFPGAANEDAAWLAAHPAKAAQWHLGEVFAQYHMLPRHPSELYEIALEGIALFLVLWFFARKPRPVGAISAVFLIGYGLARFTIEFAREPDDFLGLLALGLSMGQWLSLPMIIAGIAMLVWAYRRGGRAASQVVGAR from the coding sequence ATGCTCATTCACCCGAATTTCGATCCTGTCGCCATCCATCTAGGGCCGCTCGCTGTGCGCTGGTACGGCCTGATGTACCTCGTCGCGTTCATTGCGGCGATCGTCGTAGGACGGTTGCGCCTGCGCCTGCCGTATGTGGCCGCGCAAGGCTGGACCGCGAAGGACATCGACGACATGCTGTTCTACGGCGTGCTCGGCACGATACTCGGCGGGCGGCTCGGCTATGTGCTGTTCTACAAGGCAAGCTGGTACTTCGCGCATCCGCTCGACATCTTCAAGGTGTGGGAAGGCGGCATGTCGTTCCACGGCGGCTTTCTCGGCGTGCTGTTCGCGATGATGCTGTTCGCGTATCAGCGCAAGCGCACGTGGATGCAGGTCACCGATTTCGTCGCGCCGATGGTGCCGACCGGTCTGGCCGCGGGCCGCCTCGGCAACTTTATCAATGGCGAGCTGTGGGGCCGTGTGACCGATCCGTCCGCGCCGTGGGCAATGCTGTTTCCGGGCGCCGCCAACGAAGACGCCGCGTGGCTGGCCGCTCATCCGGCGAAGGCTGCGCAGTGGCATCTCGGCGAGGTGTTTGCGCAGTACCACATGCTGCCGCGTCATCCATCCGAGCTGTACGAGATCGCGCTCGAAGGTATCGCGCTGTTTCTCGTGCTGTGGTTCTTCGCGCGCAAGCCGCGGCCGGTTGGCGCGATTTCCGCGGTGTTTCTGATCGGCTACGGCCTTGCGCGCTTCACCATCGAATTCGCCCGCGAGCCGGACGACTTTCTCGGCCTGCTCGCGCTGGGGCTGTCGATGGGGCAGTGGCTGTCGCTGCCGATGATCATCGCCGGTATCGCGATGCTGGTCTGGGCTTATCGGCGCGGCGGCCGGGCGGCATCGCAGGTGGTTGGGGCGCGCTGA
- a CDS encoding SIMPL domain-containing protein (The SIMPL domain is named for its presence in mouse protein SIMPL (signalling molecule that associates with mouse pelle-like kinase). Bacterial member BP26, from Brucella, was shown to assemble into a channel-like structure, while YggE from E. coli has been associated with resistance to oxidative stress.), which translates to MTRKTTIAFALALASAAPLMLSLVPSAAQAQGVAPYQPSGVLSLNAQASADVPQDVVNITLFYEQEASDPASLTNTLNQHADAALRQAKGVSGVTARTGSFSISPSTDRNGHISGWRGRTEIILESHDFAAASKLAGQIASNMQVGEVQFSLSPEAQRAAEQKLAGEAIASFRQQATASAQAFGYSSYTIREVNIGRNGVMPRPMMMMARAASFEAKSDSAPVPIEAGTSTVTVNVSGSVQMK; encoded by the coding sequence ATGACCAGAAAAACTACCATCGCGTTCGCGCTTGCCCTGGCTTCGGCCGCCCCGCTCATGCTGTCGCTCGTACCGTCCGCCGCGCAAGCCCAGGGCGTCGCGCCGTATCAGCCGTCGGGCGTGTTGTCGCTGAACGCGCAGGCCAGCGCCGATGTGCCGCAGGACGTGGTGAACATTACGCTGTTTTACGAGCAGGAAGCGAGCGACCCGGCGTCGCTCACAAACACGCTGAACCAGCATGCCGATGCCGCGCTGCGTCAGGCGAAAGGCGTCAGTGGCGTGACGGCGCGCACGGGCTCGTTCTCGATCAGCCCGTCGACCGATCGCAACGGGCATATCTCCGGCTGGCGCGGCCGCACGGAGATCATCCTCGAATCGCACGATTTCGCCGCGGCGTCGAAGCTCGCGGGCCAGATTGCATCGAACATGCAGGTCGGCGAGGTGCAGTTCTCGTTGTCGCCGGAAGCGCAGCGCGCAGCCGAACAGAAGCTTGCCGGCGAAGCAATCGCCTCGTTCCGCCAGCAGGCTACCGCCTCGGCACAGGCGTTCGGCTATAGCAGCTATACGATCCGTGAAGTCAATATCGGCCGCAACGGCGTGATGCCTCGCCCGATGATGATGATGGCCCGCGCCGCGAGCTTCGAGGCGAAATCCGATTCCGCGCCGGTGCCTATCGAGGCTGGGACGTCGACGGTTACGGTCAATGTGTCGGGGTCGGTGCAGATGAAGTGA
- a CDS encoding EVE domain-containing protein, translated as MRYWLMKSEPDEASIDDLAHAPKHTLPWTGVRNYQARNFMRDTMQLGDGVLFYHSSCPEPGIAGLAEVSSTAYPDPTQFDPKSPYYDPKSKQEEPRWVLVDVVFKKKTPLVALAALREHPELAQMRVLAKGNRLSITPVTSEEWRFILKRLM; from the coding sequence ATGCGCTACTGGCTAATGAAGTCCGAACCGGACGAAGCAAGCATCGACGACCTCGCCCACGCGCCAAAGCACACGCTGCCGTGGACGGGCGTGCGCAACTATCAGGCACGCAACTTCATGCGCGACACGATGCAGCTCGGCGACGGCGTGCTTTTCTATCATTCGAGCTGCCCGGAACCCGGTATTGCCGGGCTGGCGGAAGTGTCGTCGACGGCTTACCCGGACCCGACCCAGTTCGATCCGAAGAGCCCGTACTACGATCCGAAATCGAAGCAGGAAGAGCCGCGCTGGGTGCTCGTCGACGTGGTGTTCAAGAAGAAGACCCCATTGGTCGCACTCGCCGCGCTGCGCGAGCACCCGGAACTCGCGCAGATGCGTGTGCTCGCAAAAGGCAACCGCCTGTCGATCACACCGGTGACGAGCGAGGAATGGCGTTTCATTCTCAAGCGGCTGATGTAA
- a CDS encoding cell division protein ZapA translates to MTTKQIEVAILGQTYRLACSPETEAALLEAVARVDAEMSKIRTHSNVRGMDRIAVMAALSLASELLKLQASVRHGESFPAEEIRRTMHQMNEQLDTVIGQYGVQ, encoded by the coding sequence ATGACCACGAAGCAGATCGAAGTCGCGATTCTCGGCCAGACCTATCGTCTCGCCTGCTCGCCGGAAACCGAAGCGGCGTTGCTCGAAGCGGTTGCGCGGGTCGATGCGGAAATGTCAAAAATCCGCACGCACAGCAATGTGCGCGGCATGGATCGCATTGCGGTGATGGCCGCGCTGTCGCTCGCATCGGAACTGCTGAAGCTGCAAGCCAGCGTGCGTCATGGAGAATCGTTTCCCGCCGAAGAAATCCGGCGTACAATGCACCAGATGAACGAGCAGCTCGATACAGTCATTGGCCAGTACGGCGTGCAGTAG
- a CDS encoding ATPase, whose protein sequence is MLTELETLSQNIGRLIAVSQRHYAARQALEEQLAQARSDCDATRAELEHMREERNALQAERDALSAKIDDAQVRLNAILEKLPRAKGQSEQDSQLDLLAAAQHEEEETRSDAARHGENA, encoded by the coding sequence ATGCTCACCGAACTCGAAACACTCTCACAGAACATCGGCCGGCTGATCGCGGTCAGCCAGCGTCACTACGCGGCACGCCAGGCGCTCGAAGAGCAGCTCGCGCAGGCCCGCTCGGATTGCGACGCAACGCGCGCCGAACTCGAACACATGCGCGAAGAGCGCAACGCGCTGCAAGCCGAACGCGACGCGCTGTCGGCAAAGATCGACGACGCGCAGGTCAGGCTCAACGCGATCCTCGAAAAACTGCCGCGTGCCAAAGGTCAATCCGAGCAGGACAGTCAACTCGATCTGCTCGCCGCCGCGCAGCACGAGGAAGAAGAGACCCGCAGCGATGCGGCCCGCCACGGAGAAAATGCATGA
- a CDS encoding FecCD family ABC transporter permease has product MSAQRAAVIWAVLAACTAAVFVASLSLGSVSVPPARVFAALLPAHAVPADLGVEIVRSLRLPRALAGFSCGALLALGGALLQVLLRNPLAEPYVLGVSGGAASFALLAMSAGCAVWLVDASAFAGAFASILLVLGLARRELWRGEPQDTSPRLLLTGAVVAAGWGAAITLLLTVAPDNRLRGMLFWLTGDLNGGGMPWTALAALVVVLLAIVPAAPQLNVLLRGDAAAQALGVAVVPLRLRIYLVASLAAAAAVTTGGTIGFVGLVVPHMVRLAFGNDQRMLLPAAALGGGLAVMGADLVARTAIAPAQLPVGVITALIGVPVFLWMLLHRRRG; this is encoded by the coding sequence ATGAGCGCGCAACGCGCGGCCGTCATCTGGGCCGTGCTCGCCGCATGCACGGCAGCCGTGTTCGTCGCGTCGCTGTCGCTCGGCAGCGTATCTGTGCCGCCTGCCCGTGTCTTCGCCGCATTGTTGCCTGCGCACGCCGTGCCCGCCGATCTCGGTGTCGAGATCGTGCGCTCGCTGCGGCTGCCGCGCGCGCTTGCCGGGTTCTCGTGCGGCGCGCTGCTCGCGCTCGGCGGTGCGCTGTTGCAGGTGCTGCTGCGCAATCCGCTTGCCGAGCCGTATGTGCTTGGCGTGTCCGGCGGCGCCGCGAGTTTTGCATTGCTGGCGATGAGCGCCGGCTGTGCAGTATGGCTCGTCGATGCAAGTGCATTCGCGGGCGCGTTTGCATCGATCCTGCTTGTGCTCGGTCTCGCCCGTCGCGAACTGTGGCGCGGCGAACCGCAGGACACATCGCCGCGTCTGCTGCTGACCGGTGCCGTGGTCGCGGCGGGCTGGGGCGCGGCGATCACGCTGCTGCTCACCGTCGCGCCGGACAACCGTCTGCGCGGCATGCTGTTCTGGCTGACCGGCGATCTGAACGGCGGCGGCATGCCGTGGACCGCGCTCGCCGCACTCGTCGTCGTACTCCTCGCGATCGTGCCCGCCGCGCCGCAACTCAACGTATTGCTGCGCGGCGATGCGGCCGCGCAGGCGCTCGGCGTCGCCGTCGTGCCGCTGCGCCTGCGCATCTATCTGGTCGCGTCGCTTGCCGCGGCTGCTGCCGTGACGACGGGCGGCACGATCGGCTTCGTCGGTCTGGTGGTACCGCATATGGTGCGGCTCGCGTTCGGCAACGATCAGCGGATGTTGCTGCCCGCCGCGGCGTTAGGCGGCGGTCTCGCGGTGATGGGCGCCGACCTGGTCGCGCGCACGGCGATTGCGCCTGCGCAACTGCCGGTCGGTGTGATCACCGCGCTGATCGGCGTGCCGGTGTTTCTCTGGATGCTGTTGCACAGGCGGCGCGGATGA
- a CDS encoding ABC transporter ATP-binding protein, with product MTGHDATSRNAPQAATLAMQHVTLRAGERVLLDDVTQTFGPGELWCIAGPNGAGKTTLLSVLAGLLRPAAGHVEIDGVALDRWAAVPLAQRRALMPQSLHDAFSASVLDIVMLNRFPHLAGWGWERADDLAAAQSALAMLGLTALASRDVLSLSGGERQRVSLAAVLCQNAPLLLLDEPLAHLDLHHQIECLDVLTAWAREAGRTVVFSCHDLNLARRYATHALLLDGNGHAQAGAARDVLTPELASRAFGYPLILIREGEHEALIPAVQSRYSSDNARPSSR from the coding sequence ATGACCGGCCACGACGCGACATCCAGGAATGCACCGCAGGCAGCGACGCTTGCGATGCAACACGTGACGCTGCGCGCCGGCGAGCGCGTGTTACTCGACGACGTCACGCAGACCTTCGGCCCCGGCGAGCTGTGGTGCATCGCCGGGCCGAACGGTGCAGGCAAGACGACGTTGCTGTCGGTGCTGGCCGGTTTGCTGCGGCCCGCCGCCGGGCACGTCGAGATCGACGGCGTGGCGCTCGATCGCTGGGCCGCCGTACCGCTCGCGCAACGACGCGCGCTGATGCCGCAGAGCCTGCACGACGCGTTCAGCGCGAGCGTGCTCGATATCGTGATGCTGAATCGCTTTCCGCACCTGGCCGGCTGGGGCTGGGAACGCGCGGACGATCTTGCCGCCGCACAGTCGGCACTCGCGATGCTCGGACTCACCGCACTCGCTTCGCGCGACGTGCTGTCTTTGTCGGGCGGTGAACGGCAACGGGTGTCGCTTGCCGCTGTGCTGTGCCAGAATGCGCCCCTGCTGCTGCTCGACGAGCCGCTTGCGCATCTCGACCTGCATCATCAGATCGAGTGTCTCGACGTGCTGACAGCGTGGGCGCGCGAGGCCGGGCGCACGGTCGTGTTCTCGTGCCACGACCTGAACCTCGCGCGCCGTTATGCGACGCATGCGTTGCTGCTCGACGGCAATGGCCATGCGCAGGCCGGCGCCGCGCGCGATGTGTTGACGCCCGAACTGGCGAGCCGCGCGTTCGGCTACCCGCTGATATTGATTCGCGAAGGGGAGCACGAAGCGCTGATCCCCGCGGTACAGTCCCGTTATTCGTCCGACAACGCCCGGCCCTCATCGCGGTGA
- the cobT gene encoding nicotinate-nucleotide--dimethylbenzimidazole phosphoribosyltransferase: protein MIFSPLVLPVVEPLDSSLRDDLQRIIDAKTKPPGSLGRLETLARQIGLIQQTTQPSVTRATMIVFAGDHGIAAEGVSPYPQEVTAQMVANFLAGGAAINALSRVADLTLEIVNAGIATPLPDSEGLVNIPVAYGTRNFMHEPAMTRDQVIAAVQAGIERVRHHAALGTNVIGFGEMGIANTSSAACLMSRLCGVSIDECVGRGTGLDNAGLAKKRNVLASALALYPASIHPLDVLATFGGFEIAMMAGAYMAAAEARMVTLVDGFIATAALLVADALVPGVREYCVFAHASNEAGHRRMLDHFGAMPLLALDMRLGEGTGAAVAVPLLRAAVAIVNEMASFESAGVATRRP, encoded by the coding sequence ATGATCTTTTCACCTCTTGTCTTGCCCGTCGTCGAGCCGCTCGATTCCTCTTTGCGCGACGATCTTCAACGGATCATCGATGCCAAGACCAAGCCGCCCGGCAGTCTGGGCCGCCTGGAGACGCTCGCGCGGCAGATCGGGCTGATCCAGCAGACCACGCAGCCGAGCGTGACCCGCGCGACCATGATCGTCTTCGCGGGCGACCACGGCATTGCTGCCGAGGGCGTGAGCCCCTATCCGCAGGAGGTGACCGCGCAGATGGTCGCGAACTTCCTCGCGGGCGGCGCCGCGATCAATGCGCTGAGCCGCGTTGCCGACCTGACGCTCGAGATCGTCAACGCCGGTATCGCAACACCGTTGCCCGACAGCGAAGGGCTCGTCAATATTCCAGTCGCATACGGCACGCGCAACTTCATGCACGAACCCGCGATGACGCGCGACCAGGTCATCGCAGCAGTGCAGGCCGGCATCGAGCGCGTGCGGCACCACGCGGCGCTCGGCACCAACGTGATCGGCTTCGGCGAGATGGGGATTGCGAATACGTCGTCGGCTGCGTGTCTGATGAGCCGGCTGTGCGGCGTATCGATCGACGAGTGTGTCGGTCGCGGCACCGGGCTCGATAACGCCGGACTCGCGAAAAAGCGCAACGTGCTCGCATCGGCGCTTGCGCTTTATCCGGCGTCGATCCATCCACTCGATGTGCTCGCCACGTTCGGCGGTTTCGAGATCGCGATGATGGCGGGCGCCTACATGGCCGCGGCGGAAGCGCGCATGGTGACGCTCGTCGACGGCTTCATCGCGACGGCCGCGCTGCTGGTAGCCGATGCGCTGGTGCCGGGCGTGCGCGAGTATTGCGTGTTTGCGCATGCGTCGAACGAAGCGGGGCACCGGCGCATGCTCGATCACTTCGGCGCGATGCCGCTGCTCGCGCTCGATATGCGGCTCGGCGAGGGCACGGGCGCCGCGGTCGCGGTGCCGCTGCTGCGTGCAGCTGTTGCGATCGTCAACGAGATGGCGAGCTTTGAGTCGGCCGGCGTCGCCACCCGCCGGCCCTGA